The Shewanella algae DNA segment CAAGAGCCACAGCCTGACGCCATTGGCGCAGGCCTTTATCGACTTTTGCGGCAAGTTTTTGAAACTCAAGACAGTCGCGGACAAAGGTAGTCATTAGAGACCAAGCTTCTAACGACCAAGCCTCTAAAGATTATAGCCATTAAAGACTGGCCTGATAACCCTGATCGACAGTGGCAGGGTTGGCCTCGGCGGCTTCGCGGGCCAGGGTGTCGCAACGTTCGTTCTCCGGGTGTCCGGCGTGGCCCTTGACCCAGCGCCAGTCTATCTGATGTTGTTGCGTGGCCTTATCGAGTCGCTGCCAGAGATCGACATTTTTCACCGGCGTCTTGTTGGAAGTGACCCAGCCTTTTTTCTTCCAGCCGTGGATCCATTGGGTGATCCCCTGGCGCATATATTGGCTGTCGCTGGTCAGCACGATTTTGCAAGGCTCTTTCAGGCTCTCAAGCGCTATGATAGGTGCCAGCAACTCCATGCGGTTGTTGGTTGTCAGGG contains these protein-coding regions:
- the rnhA gene encoding ribonuclease HI: MSELKQIQIYTDGSCLGNPGPGGYGVVMRYKQHTKELSGGFALTTNNRMELLAPIIALESLKEPCKIVLTSDSQYMRQGITQWIHGWKKKGWVTSNKTPVKNVDLWQRLDKATQQHQIDWRWVKGHAGHPENERCDTLAREAAEANPATVDQGYQASL